One window of the Desulfonatronovibrio magnus genome contains the following:
- the galT gene encoding galactose-1-phosphate uridylyltransferase — MDSQFRQNRLTGEWVIFSPSRRRRPMDFVRDLKPSNLQEYDSECPFCPGNEQKLSKIAYEVRSKDKATWATRAVYNKYPALTVNGRHSRNLSGPYLSGNGYGSHLVILESPRHDLQLSIMDREDLVVVVESYHHCYSMLAQDPNIMLIMLFKNYGESAGASLYHPHSQVVASAVVPRFIREREREEQRYFDEYGRCAMCDIIEFEINEAKRVIFQNQNFVIFVPFAAEVPCELWIVPKKHSADFNDISEVEKVSLAECLEVVMKKMSNRLNNPDYNFALNSCTRYKNNEPQLHWYLRIVPRLTTRAGFEIGSGMCINPSLPEIDAEFLRG, encoded by the coding sequence ATGGATAGTCAATTCAGACAGAACAGGCTGACTGGAGAGTGGGTGATTTTTTCGCCTTCCAGGCGCAGACGCCCAATGGACTTTGTACGTGATCTCAAGCCGTCAAATTTGCAGGAGTATGACTCTGAGTGCCCCTTTTGTCCCGGAAATGAGCAAAAGCTCTCTAAGATTGCGTATGAGGTCAGGAGTAAGGACAAGGCAACCTGGGCGACCAGGGCTGTGTACAATAAGTATCCAGCCCTGACCGTTAACGGCAGACACAGTAGAAACTTAAGCGGACCATACTTAAGCGGAAATGGCTATGGTTCCCATCTGGTCATACTTGAATCTCCCAGACATGATCTTCAGTTATCCATTATGGACCGGGAAGACTTGGTGGTGGTCGTGGAAAGTTACCACCACTGCTACTCCATGTTGGCTCAGGATCCAAATATTATGCTTATCATGCTTTTTAAAAATTATGGCGAATCAGCAGGCGCTTCCCTGTATCACCCCCACTCTCAGGTAGTTGCGTCGGCTGTTGTTCCCAGATTTATCAGGGAAAGAGAGCGAGAGGAGCAGCGTTATTTTGATGAGTATGGTCGTTGCGCCATGTGTGACATAATTGAGTTTGAGATAAACGAGGCTAAAAGGGTGATCTTTCAAAATCAAAATTTTGTAATTTTTGTTCCTTTTGCAGCTGAAGTGCCTTGCGAGCTGTGGATCGTTCCCAAAAAGCACAGTGCAGATTTCAATGATATTTCTGAAGTGGAAAAAGTAAGTCTTGCTGAATGTCTTGAAGTTGTCATGAAAAAGATGAGTAATCGCCTTAATAACCCAGATTATAACTTTGCACTCAACTCATGCACTCGGTATAAAAATAACGAACCCCAACTTCACTGGTACCTGCGTATTGTACCCAGGCTGACTACCAGGGCCGGGTTTGAAATAGGATCAGGAATGTGTATTAATCCATCTTTGCCTGAGATTGATGCCGAATTTTTGCGAGGATGA
- a CDS encoding DUF192 domain-containing protein gives MGIHYRLKYTFYFACLLLGLTVFVLPVHADKPFMLFTPDCLPRTTISINGHDLTVEVATQAYTGQGLMYRTELPWNHGMLFVFEPPRTTAMWMHNTYIPLSVTFLDESGVILNIEDMEPMSRELHYSQGMAAFAVEVNQGWFEQVVASPGDRFNNLPER, from the coding sequence ATGGGCATTCATTATAGACTGAAATATACTTTCTATTTTGCCTGTTTGCTCCTGGGGCTGACTGTCTTTGTGCTTCCTGTTCACGCGGACAAGCCTTTCATGCTCTTTACTCCAGACTGTCTGCCAAGGACAACCATCAGCATCAATGGGCATGATCTAACCGTAGAGGTCGCCACTCAGGCTTACACTGGACAAGGGCTCATGTACCGCACAGAACTTCCCTGGAATCATGGCATGCTTTTTGTTTTTGAGCCACCTCGGACTACTGCCATGTGGATGCATAACACCTATATTCCACTGTCTGTGACATTTCTTGATGAAAGCGGAGTGATTCTTAATATAGAGGATATGGAACCAATGAGCAGGGAACTGCACTACTCTCAAGGTATGGCTGCTTTTGCTGTGGAAGTTAATCAGGGCTGGTTTGAACAGGTTGTGGCCAGTCCGGGTGACAGGTTTAACAATCTTCCTGAAAGATGA
- a CDS encoding acyl-CoA thioesterase encodes MQEEKTHQIKIQVQPSDIDELGHVNNIIYLRWVQDVAVAHWQALTTPEEQKKTMWVVLRHEIDYKSPAMQDEEIIVKTWIGKAKRLSFERNTEIIRAHDEKLLARARTLWCPVNPETGRPQRLEPKIRDLFSSSPDQEHSSHH; translated from the coding sequence ATGCAAGAAGAAAAAACTCATCAGATTAAAATTCAAGTCCAGCCTTCAGACATCGATGAACTGGGGCATGTGAACAATATCATCTACCTGCGCTGGGTTCAGGACGTAGCCGTTGCCCACTGGCAAGCCCTGACTACACCTGAAGAACAGAAAAAAACAATGTGGGTGGTGTTAAGACATGAAATTGATTACAAATCACCTGCAATGCAGGATGAAGAAATTATTGTCAAAACCTGGATAGGAAAAGCTAAACGGCTGAGCTTTGAGCGTAATACAGAGATAATACGTGCTCACGATGAAAAATTACTGGCCAGAGCCAGAACATTGTGGTGTCCGGTCAACCCTGAAACAGGCAGACCACAAAGATTGGAACCAAAGATACGTGATCTTTTTTCTTCCTCACCAGATCAGGAGCATAGTTCCCATCATTGA
- a CDS encoding GGDEF domain-containing protein yields MQTVLDKSDLIRFESTLKNSLSQLFTFSTYSLYFPREIPEAMQNGSDTVPVIEKDRILLPLVMHGDVLGIFLAKGTKNQELKVLKPYLSTITGITLEKLVLRKQCVNDSLTGLYNNDYFCSLVEKEVQAVLASITPGPGASMDNGPDRHSASFCVMIFNIDYFRRINSTYGFAFGDKILQKLAKKISSLIPEQAISARLGNDTFAVFWPQTSQKKCIDLTDTIRCKVGELIFEYDVSGEKLNISLSAGSSFFPQDIRGAQFRKSPYELSRIIIHKATQAMEMAKENGRNRAYSFGKLLSNGGSVIENLPLDRLVVNLGRHVDAAEGQKFMVWSGKFNGHSKVQPESGKSSMGHYPPIHKGEITILEVQDRISIAELLYLNDPTWKIEPGDKLSLLQDKDSLLEKEGISGHDDPQKDILTGLYSYRNFISLWTRQRNDAEQFSMFMLKIQDMYNNEPENGIEGEKLIQTIVYSMKSIFSQDLLGGRYSATCLIFYLSRHTPDQAKDALTEFCTKMRDEHEITLQAGISFFPCLSYSKMDTLENCRKALAHAALTQFPHIAVFNSLTLTVSADQLFTQGDNFAAMEEYKLALNADESNILARNSLAICYARLGKMDLARKHFLEITALDDSNLMAIYNFACVCLKQMDIKEAQAAFEKCLLIDDEHAFSLFRLGQIAENSGQLDVADEFYNKARNTPEGEPLAPRHLARLAWKKEDKEKARELLHQALINNPRDAFSLNLMARIYLESGDDPQIAESLTRQSVVLRPDVSNFWLDLAETLKAQDKHDQAARAKARAYG; encoded by the coding sequence ATGCAAACAGTTCTCGACAAAAGCGATCTCATCAGGTTTGAATCCACTCTAAAAAACTCCCTTTCACAGCTGTTTACTTTTTCAACCTACAGCCTGTATTTTCCCCGTGAAATACCCGAAGCCATGCAGAACGGTTCCGATACTGTGCCTGTCATTGAAAAAGACAGGATCCTCCTTCCTCTTGTCATGCATGGGGATGTGCTGGGTATTTTCCTTGCCAAGGGTACAAAAAACCAGGAATTAAAAGTGCTCAAACCTTATCTGTCCACCATTACCGGTATTACTCTTGAAAAACTTGTTCTGCGCAAGCAATGCGTCAATGACTCCTTGACCGGTCTCTACAATAATGACTACTTTTGCTCCCTTGTGGAAAAAGAAGTTCAGGCTGTATTGGCCAGCATTACCCCTGGACCGGGAGCATCCATGGATAATGGGCCAGACCGCCACAGTGCTTCTTTTTGTGTAATGATCTTTAATATTGACTACTTCAGACGCATCAACAGCACGTATGGCTTTGCCTTTGGTGATAAAATTCTGCAGAAGCTTGCCAAGAAAATATCAAGCTTAATACCCGAGCAAGCTATTTCAGCCAGACTTGGAAATGACACTTTTGCAGTTTTCTGGCCCCAGACTTCTCAAAAAAAATGTATTGATCTTACAGATACAATCCGCTGCAAGGTGGGAGAACTGATATTTGAATACGATGTTTCCGGAGAGAAGTTAAACATTTCCCTGAGTGCAGGTTCATCTTTTTTTCCTCAGGATATCAGAGGAGCTCAATTTAGAAAAAGCCCGTATGAACTGAGCAGGATAATTATTCACAAGGCCACTCAGGCCATGGAAATGGCTAAGGAAAATGGCAGAAACCGGGCTTATTCCTTTGGAAAACTGCTGTCCAATGGTGGCTCAGTTATCGAAAACCTCCCTTTAGACAGACTGGTTGTCAATCTGGGCAGACATGTAGATGCTGCAGAAGGTCAGAAATTCATGGTCTGGTCAGGGAAGTTCAATGGCCACTCCAAAGTCCAGCCTGAATCGGGCAAGTCATCCATGGGGCATTACCCGCCAATCCACAAGGGCGAAATAACCATTTTGGAAGTTCAGGACAGAATTTCCATAGCTGAATTGCTATACCTGAATGATCCTACCTGGAAAATTGAGCCTGGTGACAAGCTTAGTCTGCTGCAGGATAAAGACAGTCTCCTGGAAAAAGAAGGCATAAGCGGACACGATGACCCTCAAAAGGATATCCTTACCGGACTTTATTCATATAGAAACTTCATTTCCCTGTGGACCAGGCAACGTAACGATGCGGAACAGTTTTCCATGTTCATGCTTAAAATTCAGGACATGTACAATAATGAACCTGAAAATGGCATTGAAGGAGAAAAACTCATCCAGACCATTGTCTATTCCATGAAAAGTATCTTTTCCCAGGATCTGCTCGGAGGAAGGTACAGTGCAACATGCCTGATATTTTATCTGTCCCGTCATACCCCTGACCAGGCAAAAGATGCCTTGACAGAATTTTGCACTAAAATGCGTGATGAGCATGAAATTACACTGCAAGCAGGTATTTCTTTTTTTCCCTGCTTAAGCTATTCTAAAATGGATACACTGGAAAACTGCCGCAAAGCCCTGGCCCACGCCGCATTGACCCAGTTTCCCCATATTGCAGTTTTTAACAGCCTTACCCTCACAGTCAGTGCAGACCAGTTATTCACCCAGGGCGATAATTTCGCAGCCATGGAAGAGTATAAACTGGCCCTGAATGCCGACGAATCCAATATTCTGGCCCGCAACTCCCTTGCAATATGCTATGCAAGGCTGGGTAAAATGGATCTGGCCAGAAAACACTTTTTGGAGATAACAGCGCTTGACGACTCCAATCTCATGGCAATTTATAATTTCGCATGTGTGTGTCTTAAGCAGATGGATATAAAAGAAGCGCAAGCAGCCTTTGAAAAATGTCTGCTAATTGATGACGAGCACGCTTTCAGCCTGTTCAGGCTTGGCCAGATTGCTGAAAACTCTGGTCAGCTGGATGTAGCGGACGAGTTCTATAACAAGGCCAGAAACACCCCTGAAGGCGAACCCCTGGCCCCAAGACATCTGGCAAGGCTGGCCTGGAAAAAGGAAGACAAGGAAAAGGCAAGAGAATTATTGCATCAGGCTCTGATCAACAATCCAAGAGATGCTTTTTCTCTGAACCTTATGGCCAGAATCTACTTAGAAAGCGGAGACGATCCTCAAATTGCTGAATCCCTGACAAGACAGAGTGTTGTCTTAAGACCCGATGTATCTAATTTCTGGCTGGACCTTGCTGAAACCCTCAAGGCCCAGGATAAGCATGATCAGGCCGCCAGGGCCAAGGCCAGAGCATACGGTTGA
- a CDS encoding nitroreductase family protein, producing the protein MDMLDLIRSRRSVRKFTDQLVAHEDIVKVLEAGRWAPSGLNNQPWRFLVIMPDDKRKAELEKYTKYAHIVRGCQVLIAVFLSKNAKYHHEKDCQGAGACVENMLLAIHALGLGGVWLGEIINQEPQVHKVLGTDPEELELMAVVALGHPAAPGSSRRKELSELMIEPLV; encoded by the coding sequence ATGGATATGCTTGATCTGATTCGCAGCAGAAGAAGTGTCAGGAAATTTACTGACCAGTTAGTTGCGCATGAAGACATAGTCAAGGTTCTTGAGGCCGGCCGGTGGGCGCCAAGTGGTTTAAACAATCAACCCTGGCGATTTCTGGTAATCATGCCAGATGATAAGAGGAAGGCGGAGTTGGAGAAATATACCAAGTACGCACATATTGTTAGGGGCTGTCAGGTATTGATTGCGGTGTTTTTAAGTAAAAATGCCAAGTATCATCATGAAAAGGATTGTCAGGGTGCAGGTGCCTGTGTAGAAAATATGCTCTTAGCCATTCATGCCCTGGGTCTCGGAGGTGTCTGGCTGGGAGAGATTATTAATCAGGAGCCGCAGGTGCACAAAGTATTGGGTACTGACCCGGAAGAGCTTGAATTAATGGCGGTTGTGGCCTTGGGTCATCCTGCTGCTCCGGGATCCTCCAGGAGAAAAGAGTTGTCTGAACTGATGATTGAGCCCCTTGTATGA
- a CDS encoding MBL fold metallo-hydrolase gives MIEIRKFCLGALETNCYLLHNKAEAIAIDPGGDPLSLVAYLHENGLKLVHILNTHLHFDHIQGNAALVSETNAPVSAPEKDRYLLDTEVGGGGFMGFPKTPSFSFQDLQEGDKEFLGVNCRILWTPGHTPGSVSFYFPDVDAVFVGDLIFYRSVGRTDFPGGNAQTLKESASNKIFTLPDNTVIYSGHGPESRVLDEKLHNPFFHESKII, from the coding sequence ATGATTGAGATTAGAAAATTTTGTTTAGGAGCTTTGGAAACAAACTGTTACCTGCTGCATAATAAAGCTGAAGCCATTGCCATAGATCCCGGGGGGGATCCCTTGTCTCTTGTTGCCTACTTGCATGAGAATGGATTAAAGCTTGTGCATATTCTTAACACTCATCTGCATTTTGATCATATTCAAGGCAATGCTGCCCTGGTTTCTGAGACAAATGCTCCAGTCTCTGCGCCTGAAAAAGACAGATATCTCCTTGATACAGAAGTTGGGGGAGGAGGTTTTATGGGCTTCCCCAAAACACCGTCATTTTCTTTTCAGGATCTGCAGGAGGGTGATAAAGAATTTCTCGGCGTGAATTGCCGTATTTTGTGGACTCCAGGGCATACACCTGGCAGTGTGTCTTTTTATTTTCCTGATGTAGACGCGGTATTTGTTGGTGATCTGATTTTTTACAGGTCTGTGGGGAGAACTGATTTTCCTGGTGGTAATGCCCAGACCCTGAAGGAATCAGCCAGTAACAAAATATTCACTTTGCCCGACAATACAGTAATTTATTCCGGACACGGTCCTGAAAGCAGGGTGCTGGATGAAAAGCTGCATAACCCGTTTTTTCATGAATCAAAAATTATCTGA
- a CDS encoding glycosyltransferase, with protein MKSCITRFFMNQKLSDIRVQQHTIFINQGGTAKIAELINQGLVQKGWDSRLQGEIDARIGAKTGPTFTDSDLLHIHSTLSWAATLEKCHKNNIRPYITLHDVTLLTGGCTYPLECTKWKHGCPECHRGYHGSSRTCEDIRHLVATINPVLISPSEWLGKMARQAFPGQTVHIVPNGVKPDVTEEQAMNVLHNFCGRIVLFVAHGGTDAGYKSGDKWLSIWSRIKKKVPEARALFIGNRQANKSGDVLELPYLPNEAVRGIMQQADVLVYPSMADNHPLVVLEAMMSKLPVVAFAVGGISEQIRHDQTGILVRPGDYEELASQAAKLLKHPAQAKAMARRARQVALDNFNVSRMVEDYTKIYEQA; from the coding sequence ATGAAAAGCTGCATAACCCGTTTTTTCATGAATCAAAAATTATCTGACATACGGGTTCAGCAGCATACTATTTTCATTAATCAGGGCGGTACAGCCAAGATTGCCGAACTGATCAATCAGGGACTGGTACAAAAAGGCTGGGACAGTCGTCTTCAAGGTGAAATAGATGCCAGGATCGGCGCAAAAACAGGTCCGACTTTTACAGATTCGGACCTTCTCCACATTCATTCGACCTTGAGCTGGGCTGCAACCCTTGAGAAATGTCATAAAAATAATATCAGGCCGTACATTACCCTGCATGATGTCACCCTTTTAACGGGTGGATGTACTTATCCCCTGGAATGTACAAAATGGAAACATGGCTGTCCGGAGTGTCACAGAGGCTACCATGGTTCCAGCAGAACATGTGAGGATATTCGCCATTTAGTGGCAACTATTAATCCAGTATTGATCAGTCCTTCAGAATGGCTGGGAAAGATGGCCCGGCAGGCCTTTCCAGGGCAGACTGTTCATATTGTTCCCAATGGCGTTAAACCGGATGTTACAGAAGAGCAGGCCATGAATGTTCTGCATAACTTTTGTGGACGAATTGTTCTTTTTGTGGCGCATGGCGGTACTGACGCCGGTTATAAAAGTGGTGACAAGTGGTTGAGCATCTGGAGCAGGATTAAGAAGAAAGTGCCAGAAGCCAGAGCTCTTTTTATCGGCAACCGGCAAGCCAATAAGTCCGGAGATGTTTTAGAACTTCCCTACCTGCCCAATGAAGCTGTTCGTGGCATAATGCAGCAGGCAGATGTTCTGGTTTATCCATCTATGGCTGACAACCATCCCCTTGTGGTGCTGGAAGCAATGATGAGCAAGTTGCCGGTAGTGGCATTTGCTGTGGGTGGCATTAGCGAACAGATCAGGCATGATCAGACTGGGATTCTTGTCAGGCCGGGAGACTATGAGGAATTAGCAAGTCAGGCTGCAAAACTGCTCAAGCATCCTGCTCAGGCAAAGGCCATGGCTCGCAGGGCAAGACAGGTTGCTCTTGACAATTTTAATGTATCAAGAATGGTTGAAGATTATACAAAGATATATGAGCAGGCTTGA
- a CDS encoding flavodoxin family protein — protein MSKTDVLVLGCSPRKDGNSDYAARILHKLAEDLELESELLFLRDYKVRPCIGCHQCALRQDFACILDSSDDCRTVLRKIDHAGLLCLCSPIFFYHLPAGFKALIDRSQSYYERWMKTKSSRFDRKALCVLLAGRKKGDLLFSGSLLTLKYFLEPFYYEVYDLCLRGIDLKDDLVRDEAGRTQISRFAGQYMEGG, from the coding sequence ATGTCAAAGACTGATGTCCTTGTTCTTGGCTGCAGCCCTAGAAAAGATGGCAATAGCGATTATGCAGCCCGAATCCTGCATAAGCTGGCTGAAGACCTGGAACTGGAATCAGAGCTGTTGTTTTTGCGTGACTACAAGGTTCGTCCATGTATCGGCTGTCACCAATGTGCCCTTAGACAGGATTTTGCCTGTATTCTGGATTCCTCTGATGACTGCAGAACAGTTTTGCGCAAAATTGATCATGCCGGTTTGTTATGTTTATGTTCCCCCATATTCTTTTATCATCTCCCGGCCGGGTTTAAAGCGCTTATAGACCGCTCCCAGAGTTATTACGAGCGGTGGATGAAAACAAAATCATCAAGGTTTGACAGAAAAGCTTTGTGTGTGCTGCTGGCCGGACGTAAAAAAGGGGATCTGCTTTTTTCAGGGAGTCTGCTGACACTCAAGTATTTTCTCGAGCCTTTTTACTATGAGGTTTATGATCTTTGTCTGCGTGGAATTGACTTGAAGGACGACCTTGTCAGGGATGAGGCGGGTCGGACACAAATCAGCCGTTTTGCCGGGCAGTATATGGAAGGGGGATAA
- a CDS encoding ComF family protein has translation MFNFHKIFKFSEALVGRRCAICSVVLEEFGPGIILCDGCQNNLAQRLGGFCAMCGNVYALEDDATYLCTRCRTSPFSWSALSFYSVYQGLLKDIILRYKFSADLGLGQVLGNLLSAAAARHPYEFMDLIIPVPLHDLRLKHRGFNQSFELCRILGKKINLPVCRQALIKIRHTPAQSLMSRKERLENIKNVFHACPDTIKEKKILLVDDIMTTGSTLEECSKTLLGSGAAEVRVVVLARAV, from the coding sequence ATGTTTAATTTTCATAAAATTTTCAAGTTTTCAGAAGCTCTTGTTGGGCGAAGATGTGCTATTTGTTCTGTAGTACTTGAGGAGTTTGGTCCAGGAATAATTTTATGCGATGGCTGCCAGAATAATCTTGCTCAGAGACTTGGTGGTTTTTGTGCCATGTGCGGGAATGTTTATGCTTTGGAAGATGATGCCACCTACCTGTGTACAAGGTGCAGAACATCTCCATTTTCATGGTCTGCCCTTTCTTTTTATTCTGTGTATCAGGGACTGCTCAAGGATATCATACTCAGATATAAATTCAGCGCTGACCTTGGTCTGGGGCAGGTATTGGGCAACCTTCTATCCGCAGCTGCGGCCCGACATCCTTATGAATTCATGGATTTGATCATACCTGTACCTCTGCATGATCTGAGGCTGAAACACAGAGGGTTTAACCAGAGTTTTGAACTTTGCCGAATTCTTGGAAAAAAAATCAACCTGCCGGTGTGCAGGCAGGCTTTAATAAAAATCAGGCATACACCTGCTCAAAGCCTTATGAGCAGGAAAGAGCGTCTGGAAAACATTAAGAATGTTTTCCATGCCTGCCCGGATACAATTAAAGAAAAAAAAATCCTTCTGGTGGACGATATTATGACTACTGGATCAACACTGGAGGAATGCAGCAAAACCTTGTTAGGGTCAGGAGCAGCTGAAGTCAGAGTAGTTGTTCTGGCCAGAGCGGTCTGA
- the rplU gene encoding 50S ribosomal protein L21 — translation MFAIIESGGKQFRVREGQQLKVAKMADEAGSEVIIDRILAAGDQTEVKFGQPFIEGAKVVCDVLSHERDKKIIVFKKKRRKGYSKKQGHRQDFTRLWVKTIEA, via the coding sequence ATGTTTGCAATTATAGAAAGCGGTGGGAAACAATTTCGAGTCAGGGAAGGACAGCAGCTCAAGGTAGCCAAAATGGCTGATGAAGCTGGATCTGAAGTAATAATTGACAGAATTCTGGCAGCGGGCGATCAGACTGAGGTCAAGTTTGGTCAGCCGTTTATTGAGGGTGCGAAAGTTGTTTGTGACGTTCTAAGTCATGAAAGAGACAAGAAAATCATAGTCTTCAAGAAGAAAAGACGCAAAGGTTACAGCAAAAAACAGGGACATCGTCAGGACTTTACCAGGTTGTGGGTAAAGACCATTGAGGCATAG
- the rpmA gene encoding 50S ribosomal protein L27, producing MAHKKAGGSSRNGRDSQGQRRGVKKYGGQSVRAGNILIRQLGTKVHPGENVGMGKDYTLFALIDGHVKYEKYTRKKRIKTRVSIIPAA from the coding sequence ATGGCTCATAAAAAAGCTGGTGGTAGTTCCAGAAATGGAAGAGACAGTCAAGGGCAGAGAAGAGGCGTTAAGAAATACGGTGGTCAGTCTGTAAGAGCTGGAAATATCTTGATCAGACAGCTTGGCACTAAGGTTCATCCAGGAGAGAATGTGGGCATGGGTAAGGATTATACATTGTTTGCCCTCATTGATGGACATGTCAAATATGAAAAGTATACCCGCAAGAAACGGATTAAAACCAGGGTCAGTATAATTCCTGCTGCTTAG
- the obgE gene encoding GTPase ObgE, translating to MRFVDEAEITVRSGKGGNGCVSFRREKFIPRGGPDGGDGGRGGDVYFQADDKLLTLYDFKHKRVYEAQNGRPGMGRQRFGGHGQDLIVKVPPGTQVYEIHDDRKELLADLVQDGQQYCIAQGGTGGKGNAHFKSSTMRAPRFAQPGQEGRELRIRLELKVIADAGVIGLPNAGKSTFLTRVSAARPKIGAYPFTTLTPNLGVLDDDRGTRMVMADIPGLIEGAHEGHGLGDRFLKHVERTRFLVHLLSVDDLNPEFPMEGFDLINRELARFSTALASKEQILVVNKIDLVNEQEMDIIKSGISVHGDCVFFISALNGTGIDELMQVIWAKFYNSQDFT from the coding sequence ATGAGATTTGTGGATGAGGCTGAAATAACCGTACGTTCAGGCAAGGGTGGTAATGGTTGCGTGTCCTTTAGAAGGGAAAAGTTTATTCCCAGGGGAGGGCCGGACGGTGGAGATGGAGGCCGTGGCGGAGATGTCTATTTCCAGGCTGATGACAAGTTGCTTACTTTGTACGATTTTAAACATAAGCGCGTCTATGAGGCTCAGAATGGACGTCCCGGCATGGGCAGGCAACGTTTTGGAGGACATGGCCAGGATCTTATAGTCAAGGTGCCGCCCGGTACTCAGGTATATGAGATACATGATGATCGCAAAGAGCTGTTGGCAGATCTTGTGCAGGATGGTCAGCAATATTGCATTGCTCAGGGAGGAACAGGCGGCAAGGGTAATGCTCATTTCAAGTCATCAACAATGCGTGCCCCAAGATTTGCGCAGCCAGGCCAGGAAGGCCGGGAACTCAGAATTCGTTTAGAATTAAAAGTGATAGCCGATGCAGGGGTTATAGGTCTGCCCAATGCAGGCAAGTCAACTTTTCTGACCCGGGTTTCAGCAGCAAGACCCAAAATCGGAGCATATCCATTCACCACCCTCACCCCCAACCTTGGTGTATTAGATGATGATCGAGGCACAAGAATGGTTATGGCTGATATTCCGGGGTTGATTGAGGGAGCCCATGAAGGTCACGGGCTTGGAGACAGGTTTCTAAAGCATGTGGAAAGAACCAGGTTTCTGGTGCATCTGCTCAGCGTAGATGATCTTAACCCTGAGTTTCCCATGGAAGGTTTTGACCTGATAAACCGAGAGCTGGCAAGGTTTTCTACAGCACTGGCCAGTAAAGAACAAATCCTGGTCGTAAATAAAATTGATCTTGTTAATGAACAGGAAATGGATATAATCAAGTCCGGCATCTCAGTTCATGGTGATTGTGTCTTTTTTATTTCAGCCCTTAATGGCACAGGGATAGACGAGTTAATGCAGGTCATATGGGCTAAGTTTTATAACTCTCAAGATTTTACGTAA
- the proB gene encoding glutamate 5-kinase, with product MNKNRSKVLENAGRVVIKVGSAVLTSEDGLDMRVVTRLADQISLLHDRGVDVILVSSGAVAAGRKLLSSCKAKSDLVFKQATSAIGQSRLMHAYDEVFGRYKKITAQILLTRDDLNSRERFINARNTMLQLLSWRAIPIINENDTVAVQELKFGDNDALAALILNLVEADLFINLTSADGVFMDNPLENPDAEKLSCIEDIKGLPIENMCRGKSSSGSGGMYSKLLAARKAAQIGVPTLILAGRDRFCLEKAFDGQDIGTWIMPCDKVISSRKFWFAYNLEPEGTISIDKGAARAVFEKGKSLLPAGIVDIQGDFGKGALVKIVEQGEIRISAVGLTNYKASDLQLIKGKKSSEIKNLTGECLYPEAIHRDNLLLDAIGI from the coding sequence ATGAACAAAAACAGATCCAAGGTATTGGAAAATGCAGGGCGCGTGGTCATAAAGGTGGGCAGTGCCGTGCTTACGTCAGAGGATGGCTTAGATATGAGGGTTGTGACCAGACTGGCGGATCAAATTTCCCTGCTGCATGACCGGGGAGTTGATGTCATTCTGGTTTCATCAGGAGCGGTTGCAGCTGGGCGCAAACTGCTGTCATCCTGTAAGGCCAAAAGCGATCTTGTATTCAAGCAGGCTACTTCAGCTATAGGTCAGAGCAGGTTGATGCATGCCTATGACGAGGTTTTTGGGAGATATAAAAAAATTACCGCCCAGATACTTTTGACGAGGGATGACCTTAACAGCAGAGAGCGCTTTATCAATGCCCGCAATACAATGCTTCAGCTTTTGAGCTGGCGGGCTATCCCCATCATCAATGAAAATGATACTGTAGCGGTACAGGAGCTTAAATTTGGGGATAACGATGCCCTGGCAGCGCTTATTCTTAATCTGGTGGAGGCTGATCTGTTTATTAACCTCACCTCGGCAGATGGAGTCTTCATGGACAATCCCCTTGAAAATCCAGACGCAGAAAAACTGTCTTGTATCGAAGACATTAAGGGGTTGCCTATAGAAAATATGTGCCGGGGCAAGTCAAGCTCAGGCAGTGGTGGAATGTACAGCAAGCTTCTTGCTGCCCGCAAGGCTGCACAAATAGGTGTTCCCACCCTGATTCTTGCAGGCAGGGATCGTTTCTGCTTAGAAAAGGCTTTTGACGGGCAAGATATCGGAACCTGGATCATGCCTTGTGATAAAGTTATTTCCAGCCGCAAGTTCTGGTTTGCCTATAACCTTGAGCCGGAAGGTACAATTAGTATTGACAAGGGGGCGGCCAGAGCGGTTTTTGAGAAAGGCAAGAGTCTTTTACCTGCAGGAATTGTAGATATCCAGGGAGATTTTGGCAAGGGCGCTCTGGTAAAAATTGTTGAACAGGGGGAAATAAGAATATCAGCAGTTGGGCTGACCAATTACAAGGCAAGCGATCTGCAGCTGATCAAAGGTAAAAAATCCAGTGAAATTAAAAACTTAACTGGTGAATGCCTGTATCCTGAAGCCATTCACAGAGATAACCTCTTGCTGGATGCCATTGGGATATGA